One genomic window of Meles meles chromosome 3, mMelMel3.1 paternal haplotype, whole genome shotgun sequence includes the following:
- the LOC123938992 gene encoding LOW QUALITY PROTEIN: peroxisomal coenzyme A diphosphatase NUDT7-like (The sequence of the model RefSeq protein was modified relative to this genomic sequence to represent the inferred CDS: inserted 1 base in 1 codon), giving the protein MSQPCASLEWLRKSLIDDAKARLKKHDVGAKYSHLSSHKYSVLLPLLAKEGKLQLLFTLRSEKLRRSPGEVCFPGGKSEPAEVDDVATVLREAQEEVGLHPHQVEAVCCLVPYLLDSDTLITPAVGFLDHHFQAQPNPDEVKSMFLVPLDYFLHPPVYHQNYLTRCGRHILIHCFEYTNPEDGITYQIKGITAKLALXLALIILGEKPIFEMEFNLNDLISSSEEIFLKLKKQATNKL; this is encoded by the exons ATGTCACAACCCTGTGCATCCCTGGAGTGGCTCAGAAAAAGTTTGATAGATGATGCTAAGGCCCGCTTAAAAAAGCATGATGTTGGAGCCAAATATTCTCACTTGTCGTCTCACAAATATTCTGTCCTTTTACCATTGTTGGCCAAAGAAGGAAAACTCCAACTGTTGTTCACCCTCCGGTCGGAGAAGCTACGACGGTCACCTGGAGAAGTTTGCTTTCCTGGAGGCAAGTCTGAACCCGCAGAGGTGGATGATGTGGCCACAGTGCTCCGGGAAGCCCAGGAGGAAGTAGGGCTACATCCTCATCAAGTGGAGGCTGTCTGCTGCCTGGTGCCATATCTGCTTGACAGCGACACACTGATAACCCCAGCTGTAGGATTTCTAGACCACCACTTCCAGGCCCAGCCTAATCCCGACGAAGTTAAGAGTATGTTCCTGGTGCCTCTGGACTATTTCCTGCATCCACCCGTCTACCACCAGAACTACCTGACACGCTGTGGTCGTCACATTCTTATTCATTGCTTTGAGTACACAAACCCTGAAGATGGCATCACTTACCAAATCAAGGGGATAACTGCAAAGTTGGCCC TCCTTGCCTTaattattttgggggaaaaaccCATCTTTGAAATGGAGTTTAATCTCAATGATCTAATTTCATCCTCTGAAGAGATCTTCCTGAAACTAAAGAAGCAAGCTACAAATAAGTTATGA